The Brassica oleracea var. oleracea cultivar TO1000 chromosome C6, BOL, whole genome shotgun sequence genomic interval ATTTTCACTAATTTTAAAATTCATTTGGAATATTATTATAAATTAATATATTTAGTTATCATTTATAAAATGAAAAATAAAAAAATCTATAATATTTTATCTATTATATAATCTTAATCAATCATATTAAAATAAATTATCATATTGAGCTAAATATAATAAAATTGTATTAAATTTATAAATTTATGAATTTTAGTTTCGTAATATGTTCAAAAATAAAATCTAATACGTTGGTAAGATGAGTTAACATTAACAAACAATATAATACATGTATAAAAATTAACATGTATTTCTTCAAAGCTAATAATATAAAATCTTTATAACTACTTTAATCATATATTTTCATTTTAAATATAATATAATATATATTTATATATTATATTTTAAAAGTTCTAATAAATTTGTGTAAAAATATTTTAACAGTAACTTAATGTATTTTAAGTTATCGTTTATAAAATAAAAAATAAATAAATTATATTATATTTTATCTGCTTTATAGTCATGATCATGTTAAAATACAATTATTATACTTAAATAAATATGATAAAAGTATATTCAACTGATAAATATATAAATTTTATTTTCATAAATATAAACTATTTATTTTTAAAATATAATATGAAGATCGAACGGCTTAAAACTAACAAAGTATATAATACATGTCTAAAAATTGACATATGCTAGACTTTTGTATATACAAGAATATATTATCTAAAATAAATAAGCATGAAAAATATTAGTAAAAAGAAATCCAGCTTTGAAAAACGGGTCCGAATTTAACATAAATTAAATACAAAATAATTTTCAAATATGTTTTTTCTTGAAAATATTTTTTTTTAATAACTAAATGCAAATACAATAAGATAAATCTATAATAAGAACTGACAAATTATATGGTTTTAAAAAATTGATTAAATGTCATTCAAAAAAATAATTTATTAATTATAACATATAAATTATAAAATTGTTGTATTTGAAATAGTTATATAAACATTTAATTATATGATTAACGTTAAAAATATATACCACTTATGTTCTAAAATAATAATTTATGTATAGAAAAATAAAAACAAACATCTGCGCGGTTGCGCGGATCAAAATCTAGTTACGTATTAAACTTAAACCTTACAGATTTAACCCAAAAAAATCAACTAATATTTGAAACTAAAACCTTTTCACACAAAAATTAAAAGAAAAACCTGCAAATGATAATGCTTGGCTATGAGTTTACAAAAAAAAAAAAAAAAAAGATAATGCTTGGCTATGGCGGTGTTTATGTTAAATGATGATCAAAAAGCTCTTATTTTTATGCAAGCGTGGGATATAAATCCACATCCTTTTCTAGATTTTTATTTTCCTTCTCTTTTCCCCTTTCTTCTAAAAAGCCACTCATCTGCTCTCTCTCTCTCTCTGTGCAGCTGAAGAACAGAGAAAAAGGGTTTTGTCATCTGACCAAAGGACCCATTTCAATAAAGTTTTCTTTGGCGAGAAACTGAGGAAAAAGTTTGAAGCTTTGAACAGAAAGTGGCACAGATTCTGCGAAATGGGTATCTTTTCTCCCGTCTCTTTTTAACTTCATTACCTCCTTAAATCTGGTCTAGGTTTTTTTTTTTTATCAAAGCTCTGTTTTTTTTTCTTCTTCTAGGGTTTCGTACAGAACAAATCATGATCTTTTAATGAATCTTTGTTTTTGTTCTTCCGTTATATGAAATCAATTCAATTGGTTCTCTCTTACAGGTGGATTGTGCATCTCTAAAGACCAATGTGGTTGTGTTTGTGTGGGAACTTCTTTTGTTTTGTAGCTGTCTGAACTTGATCCTGGAGTTGGGTTTTGGTTTAGTATCTGTTCAACAAGTTTAGGAGAGAGATGGATGTAAGTGAGAAAGATGAGTTGAGGAATGGTAATGATACAACTGTGAACTATGTTGAGTCTGCTAATAATCCACCTCCAGATTGGAGAGTCTCTGGTTCTAATCCGGTCTCTGATTCATATCCTACAGAGAATCTGATCTCCTCTTCTCAGATGATGGAGACTCTTTGGTATGATCCAGCAAACGTTCAAGCTGTGGGTTATGGTGGCTTCAACGGTGGTGGTAACCCCTCTTCTTCGTCTTCCTTTAGGGCTAATATCGATAGATCTCTTGAAACGGGTTGGAGTCTACCTAACTTGTTGCCTCCCAAAGGCGGCAACGGGATGTTCTTGCCAAACGCTAGTAGCTTCCTGCCTCCGAGTATGGCTCAGTTCCCGGCTGATTCAGGATTCATAGAGCGTGCGGCGAGGTTTTCGCTCGTCAGCGGTGGGAGTTTTAGTGATATGATGAATCAGCAGCAGCCACTTGGGAATCCGGAGTCGGTTGGTTTGTTTCTTCAAGGGCAGTGTCCAAGTAGTGAAGTGAATGTTGTTGGTGTAGCTCACAATGATGCATCTGCGGCAATGAAAGAGACTAATAAACAGAATGTTCCTGGTTCGGGGAATGTATCAGAGGATACTCAGTCTAGTGGTGGTAATGGTCAGAAAGGTGGGGAGACTTCTTCCAAAGGCTTTGACTCAAAGAAGAGAAAAAGAAATAAACAGGTAGAAGATTTGAAGTTTTTTACTCTTTTTATTTGGTTCTCTCTTTGACATTTTGGTGATGTATCTGTTGTGTAGAATGCTGAAGCAGATCAGTCAAACAGATCTCAGCAATCTGAGGAAGAACCAGACAACAATGGTGGTGGTGATAAGAAGAGGAATGATGAGCAGAGTCCAAACTCACAGGGGAACAAAACAAACAGTGGGAAACAACAGGGGAAACAAGCTTCTGATCCTAAAGATGGATATATTCATGTGCGTGCGCGTAGAGGCCAGGCTACAAATAGCCACAGTCTTGCAGAAAGAGTACGGTTTCTTAAGCCCTCTTGGAAGTTGAATAGAGAAGCATTCTCTGATTACTTGTTTGTGGTTTTAGGTGAGGAGAGAAAAGATCAGTGAAAGGATGAAGTTTCTTCAAGATCTTGTTCCGGGCTGCAACAAGGTAAGAGTCTTTTATACATGCTGATGTGTAAGAAGTGAAGCAAAGCTAATGCAGAAAAACTGAAGTGGTGTTTTGAGTTTCCAGGTGACTGGAAAGGCAGTTATGCTTGACGAAATCATTAACTATGTGCAATCTCTGCAACGCCAAGTTGAGGTATGAAGTTTCATCATTGTCAGCTATGTCCTCTTTTGTGTTGCTTCTTGTGATAATCAATTTGCTTCTCTGTATTGTTTAAAACAGTTCTTATCGATGAAACTAGCAACTGTGAACCCACAAATGGACTTTAACCTTGAAGGTCTTCTTGCCAAAGATGTAAAGAGATCTTATGAATTCTCCTTATCATTTATACTCATCATAAGATTCTTCTGATAAAACCGAATCCTATACACACAGGCACTTCAACTACGAGCTGGTACGTCATCTGCAACACCGTTTCCTCCAAATATGCCAATGGTTTATCCTCCTCTACCACATGGATTCATGCAACAGACCCTTTCATGCATGGGAAGGACCGTTAGCTCTCCATTGTCTCCCCCAATAAATGGTGGATACAAGCGACAGGTATTGTATAACAGGGTCTGAAATCTGTAGAAATGAGCTCATAATCTGATTCTGTTTTTGTAATAATAGGAAGCAAATGGATGGGAAGGTGATCTTCAAAATGTGATACAGATTAACTATGGAGCTGGTGATGTCCCACCCGACTCTCAAGCAGCAGCTACAGGTGAAAACTGAAACCTCTTTGTTACTTTCTTTACAAACCTTGAGGAGAATTGTTTTGCTAAAACTGTCTGTTTTTGGTTTACAGATGCATCTCTTCCATCTTCAAACATGAAGGTTGAGCCATGAGATTTTCTTTCTGTTAGATAGAATGTTATATTCTTGTAATCTTTCTTTTAAATTTACTGTGTACTATATGATGTATTAACGAGTACTACTAGTCTACTACTGCTACTAATAAGCATTTAAGATTAGGTAAAACGATTATAATCTGTGAGCTGGAAATGATTAGAAATATAGTACCTTTTTGTAAGAGAAGTTATGTTGGTATCCTGTCCTCTGTTTGTCATAAAACATAAAACTGACAGCTGCATCTTCCCATCAAAGATATAGACAATACATGCGACCTATCTAGATTTGATCTTGAGAAAGGAAAATTCAGATTGAGAGCTAGTTTCCGTTGTTAAACTGTTGTAGTATTTTAATCCTTGGTGGGTCACTCACTATATATGTTAAGTTGAGTGGCCGGAGAGAAGATCTTTAAGATGACGTTAACATAAAAGCCAGGGCCGTCTCAATTAATTTTCGGACCCTGTTCAAAAATATTAGCTGTATAATTAATAATGTAATGAAATAGTTTTATATATATATATGTATATTTACTGTTTTTTTAAACATTATATGCTCTAAATTTAGATTTATATATTTTTTA includes:
- the LOC106296303 gene encoding transcription factor bHLH49-like isoform X2, whose amino-acid sequence is MDVSEKDELRNENLISSSQMMETLWYDPANVQAVGYGGFNGGGNPSSSSSFRANIDRSLETGWSLPNLLPPKGGNGMFLPNASSFLPPSMAQFPADSGFIERAARFSLVSGGSFSDMMNQQQPLGNPESVGLFLQGQCPSSEVNVVGVAHNDASAAMKETNKQNVPGSGNVSEDTQSSGGNGQKGGETSSKGFDSKKRKRNKQNAEADQSNRSQQSEEEPDNNGGGDKKRNDEQSPNSQGNKTNSGKQQGKQASDPKDGYIHVRARRGQATNSHSLAERVRREKISERMKFLQDLVPGCNKVTGKAVMLDEIINYVQSLQRQVEFLSMKLATVNPQMDFNLEGLLAKDALQLRAGTSSATPFPPNMPMVYPPLPHGFMQQTLSCMGRTVSSPLSPPINGGYKRQEANGWEGDLQNVIQINYGAGDVPPDSQAAATDASLPSSNMKVEP
- the LOC106296303 gene encoding transcription factor bHLH49-like isoform X1, which encodes MDVSEKDELRNGNDTTVNYVESANNPPPDWRVSGSNPVSDSYPTENLISSSQMMETLWYDPANVQAVGYGGFNGGGNPSSSSSFRANIDRSLETGWSLPNLLPPKGGNGMFLPNASSFLPPSMAQFPADSGFIERAARFSLVSGGSFSDMMNQQQPLGNPESVGLFLQGQCPSSEVNVVGVAHNDASAAMKETNKQNVPGSGNVSEDTQSSGGNGQKGGETSSKGFDSKKRKRNKQNAEADQSNRSQQSEEEPDNNGGGDKKRNDEQSPNSQGNKTNSGKQQGKQASDPKDGYIHVRARRGQATNSHSLAERVRREKISERMKFLQDLVPGCNKVTGKAVMLDEIINYVQSLQRQVEFLSMKLATVNPQMDFNLEGLLAKDALQLRAGTSSATPFPPNMPMVYPPLPHGFMQQTLSCMGRTVSSPLSPPINGGYKRQEANGWEGDLQNVIQINYGAGDVPPDSQAAATDASLPSSNMKVEP